In a single window of the Oryctolagus cuniculus chromosome 9, mOryCun1.1, whole genome shotgun sequence genome:
- the ENDOU gene encoding uridylate-specific endoribonuclease produces MAPPVVPPSASPARSWRHQIHRSQWSRRDSRLTQGCGALLPGSHPVQPPVGTMRASVPLVVAMLCGLAWAGGEYTDELEPFLGLEEEPGVDTASSLYSAPGSCQGRCREAFDRHQPCHCDARCRGFGNCCEDFHSLCDHHEGFSRSSNAITGEELRHISERIYRADTNKAGKEDIVLNSQNCISPSETGDRVDRCPEPLFSYVNEKLFSKPTYAAFIRLLNNYQPATGHPEHVGAQQVAEQQAFLSEVMQTAVMRELSSFLLQQNRYGSEQEFVEDLQNMWFGLYSRGGEERDSSGFEHVFSGEVKKGKVTGFHNWIRFYLQEKEGLVDYYSYVYDGPWDSYPDVLAMQFSWDGFYKEVGSAFIGSSPEFEFALYSLCFIARPGRVCQLSLGGHPLAIQTYTWDKTTYGHGRKYIATAYIVSSTR; encoded by the exons ATGGCTCCACCCGTGGTCCCTCCCTCGGCTTCTCCTGCGAGGAGCTGGAGACACCAGATCCACAGGTCccagtggagccgccgggactcgagGCTCACCCAGGGCTGTGGCGCTCTGCTCCCCGGCAGTCACCCCGTGCAGCCTCCTGTGGGCACCATGAGGGCCTCTGTCCCGCTGGTGGTGGCCATGCTCTgcggcctggcctgggcag GTGGAGAGTACACCGACGAGTTGGAGCCATTTctgggactggaggaggagccggGTGTGGACACTGCCAGCA GCCTGTACtccgcacctggctcctgccagggccGCTGTCGCGAAGCCTTTGACAGACACCAGCCCTGCCACTGCGACGCCCGCTGCCGGGGCTTTGGGAACTGCTGTGAGGATTTCCACAGCCTGTGCGACCACCACG AGGGCTTCTCCCGCAGCAGCAACGCCATTACCGGAGAGGAGCTCCGGCACATCTCGGAGCGGATCTACAGGGCAGACACCAACAAGGCCGGGAAGGAAGACATCGTgctcaacagccagaactgcatcTCCCCTTCGGAGACTGGGGACCGAGTGGACCGCTGCCCCGAGCC gctctTCAGCTATGTCAACGAGAAGCTCTTCTCCAAACCCACATATGCGGCCTTCATCCGGCTCCTCAACAACTACCAGCCGGCCACAGGCCACCCGGAGCACGTGGGCGCCCAGCAGGTGGCCGAGCAGCAAGCCTTTCTGAGCGAGGTCATGCAGACAGCCGTCATGAGGGAgctctccagcttcctcctccagcAGA ACCGCTACGGCTCAGAGCAGGAGTTCGTGGAGGACTTGCAGAACATGTGGTTCGGGCTCTACTCACGCGGTGGCGAGGAGAGGGACTCCAGTGGCTTTGAACACGTCTTCTCAG GGGAGGTCAAGAAAGGCAAGGTCACGGGCTTCCACAACTGGATCCGCTTCTACCTGCAGGAGAAGGAGGGCCTGGTTGACTATTACAGCTACGTGTACGATGGGCCT TGGGATTCGTACCCTGACGTGCTGGCCATGCAGTTCAGCTGGGACGGCTTCTACAAGGAGGTGGGCTCGGCCTTCATCGGCAGCAGCCCCGAGTTTGAGTTTGCCCTCTACTCGCTGTGTTTCATCGCCAGGCCCGGCAGAGT GTGCCAGCTCAGTCTGGGTGGACACCCCTTGGCCATCCAGACCTACACCTGGGACAAGACCACGTACGGCCACGGCAGGAAGTACATCGCCACGGCCTACATCGTGTCTTCCACTCGGTAG